A genome region from Primulina eburnea isolate SZY01 chromosome 9, ASM2296580v1, whole genome shotgun sequence includes the following:
- the LOC140841449 gene encoding peroxisomal membrane protein 11C-like — MSSLDVARAELALAIIYLNKAEARDKICRAIQYGSKFLSNGEPGTAQDVDKSTSSARKVFRLFKFINCLHPLISPSAPETPLPLILLGKSTNALLSTFLFLDQISWLGRTGIYKNKERLELIGRISLFSWLGASVCTILVEIGELGRLSASIKKLEKELKNTDKYKNENYQSKMNKSNGRSIALVKATMDLVVAVGLLQLVPKKVTPRVTGAFGFASSLISCYQLLPSPQKAKTT; from the exons ATGAGTTCATTAGATGTTGCCAGAGCAGAGCTTGCTCTTGCTATCATTTATCTGAATAAGGCTGAAGCCAGGGATAAGATATGCAGGGCCATACAATATGGTTCGAAATTCTTGAGTAATGGAGAGCCTGGAACGGCTCAAGATGTTGACAAATCAACTAGCTCAGCTCGAAAAGTTTTTCGTTTATTTAAG TTTATCAATTGTCTCCATCCTCTCATCAGTCCAAGCGCTCCCGAGACTCCACTTCCTCTGATTCTGTTGGGAAAG TCGACAAATGCCCTCTTGTCCACTTTCttgtttttggatcaaatttcaTGGTTGGGTAGGACAGGAATATATAAG AACAAAGAACGTCTAGAACTAATTGGAAGGATATCTCTCTTCTCTTGGTTAGGCGCTTCTGTCTGCACCATTTTGGTTGAG ATTGGTGAGCTTGGTAGGCTTTCAGCATCAATTAAGAAGTTGGAGAAGGAACTGAAGAATACTGATAAATACAAG AATGAAAACTATCAAAGTAAGATGAACAAATCCAACGGCAGATCGATAGCTCTTGTAAAAGCGACCATGGACTTGGTGGTTGCAGTTGGCTTGCTTCAATTAGTACCCAAGAAAGTCACTCCTCGGGTAACTGGTGCCTTTGGATTTGCAAGCTCTCTCATCTCCTGCTACCAG TTGCTTCCTTCACCACAGAAGGCGAAAACAACCTGA
- the LOC140840859 gene encoding uncharacterized protein: MTTNEAEGSVPTWVVHVDGSSTSHGSGAGVLLEILKVGARSLVVHSDSQLVVNQLNGTYEAKEEKMNQYVTRVNELLALLESYEIKQVPRAKNEVEDRLAKIASSWTNIYNRTITFLTISKEEAEKAGCNIFCVEGEEPSWKEEIVNYLMRDDLSQDPAAARKLRIRAARFTIIDGELYKRGYSQPFLKCLTPSKADYVLCEIHERICGNHLGGIALAAKTLRQGYLWPTMRKDAMKLWGMDLVGPFPPAMRQRKFLIVVVDYFTKWVEAEPLAKISEKDVIGFLWKNVVCRFGIPRALISDNGAQFSGAKLKEWCQGLSIKQLFTSVGNPQANGQTEVTNQTILQHLKTRLGNAKRNWVEELPSALWAYRTTPRTSIGESPFNLAYGVEAIAPAEIGETSLRVKQYKQLENDQALRASLDLIDELRDETSVRVERYRARMAKVYNDRVNPRSFQVGYLVMRKSDVLRYSRKT, encoded by the exons ATGACAACTAATGAGGCAGAAGGATCCGTTCCAACTTGGGTGGTCCATGTTGATGGATCCTCAACTTCGCATGGGAGCGGAGCCGGGGTATTGCTAGAAATCCTCAAG GTTGGAGCAAGAAGTCTGGTGGTGCACAGTGATTCCCAGCTAGTCGTTAACCAACTCAATGGAACTTACGAAGCgaaagaagaaaaaatgaaCCAATATGTGACCCGAGTTAACGAATTGCTCGCTCTACTGGAGAGCTACGAGATAAAACAAGTGCCTAGGGCAAAAAATGAAGTGGAAGACCGTCTGGCCAAGATAGCCAGTTCCTGGACTAACATATACAACAGAACGATAACTTTCCTGACAATCAGTAAGGAGGAGGCTGAGAAGGCCGGCTGCAACATCTTCTGCGTAGAGGGAGAAGAACCAAGCTGGAAAGAAGAAATTGTTAACTATCTAATGCGTGACGATCTATCTCAAGATCCCGCCGCTGCACGTAAGCTAAGGATAAGAGCTGCGCGATTCACAATTATAGATGGAGAGCTTTATAAACGAGGTTACTCTCAGCCTTTCTTAAAGTGTCTCACCCCGAGCAAGGCAGACTACGTTCTCTGCGAGATCCACGAAAGAATATGTGGAAACCACTTGGGAGGGATAGCATTGGCTGCCAAAACCTTACGACAAGGTTACTTATGGCCAACCATGAGGAAAGATGCCATGAAATTG TGGGGAATGGACCTGGTGGGACCTTTCCCCCCAGCTATGAGACAGAGAAAATTTCTCATAGTTGTTGTAGATTATTTCACGAAGTGGGTCGAGGCAGAGCCATTGGCAAAAATTTCGGAGAAAGACGTCATAGGTTTCTTGTGGAAAAACGTAGTGTGCAGGTTTGGGATTCCCCGAGCACTGATCTCGGACAACGGCGCTCAGTTCTCTGGAGCAAAACTAAAAGAGTGGTGTCAGGGTCTCTCTATCAAACAACTATTTACGTCGGTCGGCAACCCACAAGCCAATGGGCAAACAGAGGTAACTAACCAAACTATCTTGCAGCATCTGAAGACCCGTCTCGGCAACGCTAAAAGAAACTGGGTGGAAGAATTGCCGAGCGCATTGTGGGCGTACCGAACTACACCGCGCACATCGATAGGGGAATCACCTTTCAATCTGGCTTATGGTGTTGAAGCTATAGCCCCCGCTGAGATAGGAGAAACTTCATTGAGGGTTAAACAGTACAAGCAGCTTGAGAACGATCAGGCCCTTCGAGCCTCCTTGGATTTAATCGACGAATTGCGAGACGAAACATCCGTCCGAGTAGAAAGGTACAGGGCACGCATGGCTAAGGTTTACAATGACCGAGTAAATCCGAGATCCTTCCAAGTAGGATACCTTGTGATGAGAAAATCTGATGTCTTGCGTTACAGTCGAAAAACTTGA